In Ignavibacteriota bacterium, the following are encoded in one genomic region:
- the rfaE1 gene encoding D-glycero-beta-D-manno-heptose-7-phosphate kinase, translating to MTTFTEEYLDALLATFAGKRIAVLGDLMVDRYTWGTVRRVSPEAPVPVVEVESESARLGGAANVANNIHALGGVPILVGLIGNDHTGEMLVDLVREQGFPTHGIIRDAARPTTIKTRVIAQSQHVVRIDNESKMPCAPALRIAMMDVLRAEIARLDGIVLEDYNKGVLSKELIEEVIALARANKVPVTVDPKFDNFLEYRNVTVFKPNRREAEEALGGRLTTVQDIERAGRQLLDVLRAENVLLTRGEDGMSLFESDGTITHTPTIATNVQDVSGAGDTVIATLTMALAGGATMREACTLANCASGVVVGAVGIVPVRPDELRASALIFTRQGGKH from the coding sequence ATGACCACATTCACTGAAGAATACCTTGATGCGCTCCTCGCAACGTTCGCGGGGAAGCGGATCGCCGTCCTCGGCGACCTGATGGTCGACCGTTACACCTGGGGCACCGTGCGCCGCGTTTCCCCCGAGGCGCCCGTTCCCGTCGTCGAGGTCGAATCGGAATCCGCACGCCTCGGCGGTGCGGCGAACGTTGCGAACAACATCCATGCGCTCGGCGGTGTGCCGATCCTGGTCGGATTGATCGGGAATGACCATACCGGCGAAATGCTTGTCGATCTGGTGCGCGAGCAGGGGTTCCCCACGCACGGCATCATCCGGGACGCTGCCCGGCCAACAACGATCAAGACCCGCGTCATCGCGCAGAGCCAGCATGTGGTGCGCATCGACAACGAATCGAAAATGCCGTGCGCCCCTGCGTTGCGCATAGCGATGATGGATGTCCTGCGGGCAGAGATCGCGCGGCTGGACGGCATCGTGCTGGAAGACTATAATAAGGGTGTCCTGAGCAAGGAGCTGATCGAAGAGGTGATCGCCCTTGCGCGTGCGAACAAGGTGCCGGTCACCGTGGACCCGAAGTTCGACAACTTCCTGGAGTACAGGAATGTGACCGTGTTCAAGCCGAACCGCCGCGAAGCGGAAGAGGCCCTGGGCGGCCGGCTCACGACCGTCCAGGATATCGAACGTGCCGGCAGGCAGCTGCTCGATGTGCTCCGCGCAGAGAATGTGCTGCTCACGCGCGGCGAGGACGGGATGTCGCTGTTCGAGTCGGATGGCACCATCACGCACACGCCGACCATTGCCACGAACGTACAGGACGTTTCCGGCGCGGGCGATACGGTGATCGCCACGCTCACCATGGCGCTGGCGGGCGGGGCGACGATGCGGGAAGCCTGTACCCTGGCGAACTGCGCGAGCGGCGTGGTTGTTGGAGCAGTAGGGATCGTCCCGGTCCGTCCGGACGAACTCCGTGCGTCGGCACTCATATTTACACGACAGGGAGGGAAGCACTGA
- a CDS encoding peptidylprolyl isomerase, with product MPIMTRMRDSMPYVLFGLLIAFVITIVFEWGMDYLGMRGGQSDVIGSINGTEIKYTQFTELVKQLSDNQKAQSGTEPDENQMVQIREQVWDNLVTQHLVEAEVQRLGLTVTDQELVEWVRGDNPPEDLKRNFTDSTGQFRRDVFEQFLANPNQFIQDPEGRDQEFGSKWLKQYESNLRQRRVQEKLQSVILASVRVSEGELQQRYNDQTRRYSVLYAPFDAGALVPDADVQVTDTDIKTYYDENLDQYKVEPTRKLQYVLFLEKPSASDSSMRKQDIDDAAKKAAEGADFIELVNTFTGKPDSGAWFRHGELSTVLDGVVFGAPKGSVVGPVQDQDGFHLVKVLDQRQGKEDFVHASHILLSFEQGGDTAQIYALAKTLMREIQSGKDFVILARQYSKDFGSAQRGGDMGWFGKNRMVPEFEKAAFGAKPGQVVGPIRTPYGLHIIKVHARDARELKLSHLAIKIETSSQTKNELFDRAKDFAFNSRETSFGPEAQQMGFEVKDAQIQEKSAVIPGIGVHQGVTRWAFKSKVGDVSEPYTIPGGYAVLTVAEIKDAGVRPLDELKDAIRPLALREKKIAKTKVMADEVRAKLAQGDSLRKVTSINPAIPVQEIPSFTLGGMVPGVGREPSFLGTVASLQPGQISPVVKNTRGAFLVQLLTVTPFDSSAYNMQRDMIKSRLLQEKRNRFLSDWLTSLKEKADIEDHRDQFFR from the coding sequence ATGCCTATCATGACCCGCATGCGTGACAGCATGCCTTACGTTCTGTTCGGACTCCTCATCGCGTTCGTCATCACCATCGTCTTCGAATGGGGGATGGACTACCTCGGCATGCGCGGAGGCCAGTCCGATGTCATCGGATCCATCAACGGTACCGAAATCAAGTACACACAGTTCACGGAACTCGTGAAGCAACTCTCGGACAATCAGAAGGCGCAGAGCGGCACGGAGCCTGATGAGAACCAGATGGTTCAGATCCGCGAACAGGTGTGGGACAATCTGGTGACCCAGCACCTCGTCGAGGCAGAGGTCCAGCGCCTCGGACTGACCGTGACGGATCAGGAGCTCGTGGAGTGGGTGCGCGGCGACAATCCGCCCGAGGACCTGAAGAGGAACTTCACCGACTCGACGGGCCAGTTCCGCCGCGACGTGTTCGAGCAGTTCCTTGCGAACCCGAACCAGTTCATTCAGGACCCCGAAGGCCGCGACCAGGAATTCGGATCGAAGTGGCTCAAGCAGTATGAGTCCAACCTCCGCCAGCGCCGCGTGCAGGAAAAGCTCCAGAGCGTCATCCTTGCCTCGGTCCGCGTCAGCGAAGGCGAACTCCAGCAGCGCTACAACGATCAGACCCGCCGGTACAGCGTCCTCTATGCTCCGTTCGATGCCGGCGCACTCGTGCCCGACGCCGACGTGCAGGTGACCGATACCGACATCAAGACCTACTACGACGAGAACCTCGATCAGTACAAGGTTGAGCCGACCCGCAAGCTCCAGTACGTGCTCTTCCTCGAGAAACCGTCGGCCAGCGACTCGTCGATGCGGAAGCAGGACATCGATGACGCGGCGAAGAAGGCCGCCGAGGGTGCGGACTTCATCGAGCTCGTGAACACGTTCACCGGCAAGCCGGACAGCGGTGCATGGTTCCGCCACGGCGAACTGAGCACGGTGCTCGATGGCGTGGTGTTTGGCGCCCCGAAAGGCTCGGTCGTCGGGCCGGTGCAGGACCAGGACGGCTTCCATCTGGTGAAGGTCCTCGACCAGCGCCAGGGCAAGGAAGATTTCGTGCATGCAAGCCATATCCTGCTCTCCTTCGAGCAGGGCGGCGATACCGCACAGATCTATGCGCTCGCGAAGACCCTGATGCGCGAGATCCAGTCGGGCAAGGACTTCGTCATCCTGGCGCGGCAGTACTCGAAAGACTTCGGGTCGGCGCAGCGCGGCGGCGATATGGGCTGGTTCGGCAAGAACCGCATGGTGCCGGAGTTCGAGAAGGCCGCGTTCGGCGCAAAGCCCGGACAGGTGGTCGGCCCCATCCGCACCCCGTATGGCCTCCATATCATCAAGGTCCACGCACGCGACGCGCGTGAACTGAAGCTGTCGCATCTCGCGATCAAGATCGAGACGAGCAGCCAGACGAAGAACGAATTGTTCGACCGCGCCAAGGACTTCGCGTTCAACTCCCGCGAGACGTCGTTCGGCCCCGAAGCACAGCAGATGGGCTTCGAGGTGAAGGACGCGCAGATCCAGGAGAAGAGCGCGGTGATCCCCGGCATCGGCGTGCATCAGGGCGTGACCCGCTGGGCCTTCAAGTCCAAGGTGGGCGATGTGAGCGAGCCGTACACGATCCCCGGAGGCTATGCGGTCCTGACGGTCGCCGAGATCAAGGACGCGGGCGTCCGTCCGCTGGATGAACTGAAGGATGCCATCCGTCCGCTCGCGCTGCGCGAGAAGAAGATCGCGAAGACGAAGGTGATGGCGGATGAGGTGCGTGCGAAGCTGGCACAGGGCGACAGCCTGCGCAAGGTCACGTCGATCAACCCGGCGATCCCCGTGCAGGAGATCCCGTCGTTCACGCTCGGTGGCATGGTCCCCGGCGTTGGCCGCGAGCCGTCGTTCCTCGGAACGGTCGCCTCGCTGCAGCCCGGACAGATCTCGCCGGTGGTGAAGAATACGCGCGGCGCGTTCCTGGTCCAGTTGCTCACCGTGACGCCGTTCGATTCGTCCGCGTACAATATGCAGCGCGATATGATCAAGTCGCGCCTGCTGCAGGAGAAGAGGAACCGCTTCCTCTCTGACTGGCTGACCTCGCTCAAAGAGAAGGCGGATATTGAAGACCACCGGGATCAGTTCTTCCGCTGA
- a CDS encoding translocation/assembly module TamB domain-containing protein, protein MKTLKRILRIALYAAGGIVLLLLVVAGLTQTQVFRDRLRSFALAELDSALIAKVSLGEIHGNLVTGFQIDGMSMTLDGDTIVSTSHLDLRYDLFEIPGKTIAIHHLALDRPVVRLLRSHNGSWNIGRIARPTDDDTTTSRFDWAIMVKSLELRNGMVVIVDSTTLVHAVDPDRPLHAVDYDEIFLDNFWLALSFSSQKEVHKADIASLRFDVRGTPIHLHELSGKFQASPRGARASDVRIRTDSSDVRLQALMEGADILGGAALAEMQYCSTMVDLSIEPLNFRELGQVLPPTAFLNGTIRGHLRAAGLFGALPVTGLDLKFGRSELHLDGVVKNLHTPEHLALDVRMRESVIDPADPLALMPSFSLPDLRPLGMTHLTVEFRGTPLDFRTKLALETEAGAVRTEDFALTIGGPRKLRYRGTVAVEAFDLGRALERPGLASRLNGTIELEGAGVDLRRILGTMHAKLDSSTFRGFAVRNADMQVRARDRKVDAVLQLGISAAEYHLNAVLDEGAQPVPTFALNGDATGVDLAELTGEARHQSSLNMALELNGHGLTLETLGGDFHVGVTDSRYGDYPMEDGDVHIVLDQSDSSAKTFTITSPALDASVTGRFDIANLAKLVRFQVNNTAQAVKENFASFDSTFQFDVDTVALTALRKRLESDRQPVDCKYDLHVKDLQLVSRVVGERSFDGMADLEGTLQGDITGLTTSTRLGVTEFYYGDASSGLLVEGGSVLVQAADIGPYRNYADADIHVVSEARRLDISGTELDSASVDIHLKNRHLSYLLNGALNRDSRAHTTGEARLKGDSILCTVSSFTIAHRDFRWDAEPGARMTIGTDHITVGDMLLHRGNALVKVDGRIGVNGMLDARARGTHLDLGDLDYVLPESEQPSTEHAFAGIMDADMTLGGKLALPTFSARVEADSIALRGISFGKVSGTIGYGNDVLDLSVKADVTNGRVPDGPELIAEGSIPLISDDSEPLDDQRQFRLTIRSAGTPIAILDPLLPNFNDLSGMLECDLTLGGTAEHPRYAGDLKLTEGQFLFEPNNMYYILDGTFHASGERIAVTQATLRNVAADEGKGEKGIVHLGGDFALRNFTPGDFNLTATGTLHAVKEATRKSSLEMYGDLFVEIGQGGLKFTGNIDRSLIKGRVLIRNSNLIFPPTQQVVVKESALSVPIIIYDDTSKYGEKAVLSAADRYFAGARSAGAMHAAENIEGTVSFMDGLRYDLDIDATGGTTGIRMIFNPISSEELVANIDGRFSITEDGRWWLGDLAISRAYYSFYRRFDAEGRINFTGPFMNPELDIRATYKGARAVIDTLGNREERVVVTVDIRGPRQSPRLVMNMTIDDVDYASYRGLKSNDVQSDAIGFIIYGSFPLTVAERGEMSAEVGNTLTKSVLTGASSLLTGTLSEFLRAQTGIINQVELNWNTRGGPGETADIRLSGQAWNGYWRYGGQILDDPLGNANFSVLYSFGSIFNTPTLRNLMMELESKVERGTFGQANDLKRTNSARLFYRFSF, encoded by the coding sequence ATGAAGACGCTGAAACGCATACTGCGCATCGCTCTGTATGCGGCGGGGGGGATCGTCCTTCTCCTCCTCGTGGTGGCCGGATTGACGCAGACGCAGGTGTTCCGCGACCGTCTGCGTTCCTTTGCCCTCGCTGAACTCGATTCCGCACTCATCGCGAAGGTCTCGCTCGGCGAGATCCATGGCAACCTCGTCACCGGATTCCAGATCGACGGGATGTCGATGACGCTCGACGGCGATACGATCGTCAGCACCTCGCACCTCGATCTGCGGTACGACCTCTTTGAGATCCCCGGCAAGACCATTGCCATTCACCACCTCGCGCTCGACCGTCCGGTGGTGCGCCTGCTCCGGTCCCACAACGGGAGCTGGAACATCGGCCGCATCGCCCGTCCCACCGACGACGATACCACCACGTCCCGTTTCGACTGGGCGATCATGGTCAAGAGTCTCGAGCTCCGGAACGGCATGGTGGTGATCGTGGATTCGACGACACTGGTGCACGCGGTCGATCCCGACCGCCCCCTCCATGCCGTGGACTACGACGAAATATTCCTGGACAACTTCTGGCTGGCCCTGTCGTTCTCCTCGCAGAAGGAAGTGCACAAGGCCGATATTGCGAGCCTCCGCTTCGATGTGCGTGGCACGCCGATCCACCTGCATGAGCTGTCCGGCAAGTTCCAGGCATCGCCGCGCGGCGCGCGTGCATCCGATGTGCGGATCAGGACGGACAGTTCCGATGTGCGGCTGCAGGCGTTGATGGAAGGAGCGGACATCCTCGGCGGGGCCGCACTGGCGGAGATGCAGTACTGCTCCACCATGGTGGACCTGAGCATCGAGCCGCTGAACTTCCGCGAGCTCGGGCAGGTGCTGCCTCCGACGGCGTTCCTGAACGGCACCATCCGCGGTCATCTCAGGGCGGCCGGGCTTTTCGGCGCCTTGCCGGTAACGGGGCTCGACCTGAAGTTCGGGCGCAGCGAGCTCCACCTCGATGGCGTGGTGAAGAACCTGCACACGCCGGAGCACCTGGCCCTCGATGTGCGCATGCGGGAGAGCGTCATCGACCCGGCGGATCCGCTCGCATTGATGCCGTCGTTCTCGCTGCCGGACCTCCGGCCGCTGGGAATGACGCACCTCACGGTGGAGTTTCGCGGCACGCCTCTCGACTTCCGCACGAAGCTGGCGCTGGAGACCGAGGCCGGTGCGGTGCGCACCGAGGACTTCGCCCTCACGATCGGCGGCCCACGTAAACTGCGGTACCGCGGGACCGTGGCCGTGGAGGCATTCGACCTCGGCCGCGCGCTCGAACGTCCGGGGTTGGCATCGCGCCTGAACGGTACGATCGAACTCGAGGGCGCTGGCGTCGATCTGCGGCGGATCCTGGGGACCATGCATGCCAAGCTCGACTCGTCCACGTTCCGCGGCTTCGCCGTACGGAACGCCGATATGCAGGTCCGCGCCCGCGACAGGAAAGTGGATGCTGTGCTGCAGCTCGGGATCAGTGCCGCCGAGTATCATCTGAACGCCGTCCTCGATGAAGGGGCGCAGCCGGTGCCCACCTTCGCACTGAACGGCGATGCCACGGGTGTGGATCTCGCCGAACTCACGGGCGAAGCGCGGCATCAGAGTTCGCTCAACATGGCACTCGAGTTGAACGGGCATGGCCTGACCCTGGAGACCCTCGGCGGCGACTTCCATGTCGGTGTCACCGATTCGCGGTATGGCGACTACCCGATGGAGGATGGGGATGTGCACATCGTGCTCGACCAATCCGACAGCAGTGCGAAGACCTTCACGATCACCTCGCCGGCACTGGATGCATCGGTGACGGGCCGGTTCGATATCGCGAACCTGGCGAAGCTGGTCCGGTTCCAGGTGAACAACACGGCGCAGGCGGTGAAGGAGAACTTCGCCAGCTTCGATTCGACGTTCCAGTTCGATGTGGACACCGTTGCGTTGACGGCGCTCCGCAAGCGCCTGGAATCCGACCGGCAGCCGGTGGATTGCAAGTACGACCTGCATGTGAAGGACCTGCAGCTGGTCTCGCGGGTGGTGGGGGAGCGCAGCTTCGACGGCATGGCCGATCTCGAAGGGACGCTGCAGGGGGACATCACCGGGCTCACCACGTCGACCCGTCTCGGCGTCACGGAATTCTACTACGGCGATGCCAGTTCCGGGCTGCTCGTGGAAGGCGGCTCGGTGCTCGTGCAGGCCGCCGACATCGGCCCGTACCGCAATTATGCGGACGCGGACATCCATGTGGTATCGGAGGCGCGGCGGCTGGATATCAGCGGCACGGAGCTGGACAGCGCCAGTGTGGACATCCATCTCAAGAACCGCCATCTCAGCTATCTGCTCAACGGTGCGCTGAACCGGGACTCCCGTGCGCACACGACGGGTGAAGCGCGGCTGAAGGGCGACTCGATCCTCTGCACGGTCTCGAGTTTCACCATCGCGCATCGCGATTTCCGGTGGGATGCCGAGCCCGGGGCGCGGATGACGATCGGCACCGACCATATCACCGTCGGCGATATGTTGCTGCACCGCGGGAATGCACTCGTAAAGGTCGACGGCCGGATCGGGGTGAACGGCATGCTGGATGCCCGCGCGCGCGGGACGCACCTCGACCTCGGGGACCTGGATTATGTGTTGCCGGAGTCGGAGCAACCCTCGACGGAACATGCGTTCGCCGGGATCATGGATGCAGACATGACGCTGGGCGGGAAGCTCGCGCTTCCGACCTTTTCGGCGCGCGTGGAGGCGGACAGCATCGCGCTGCGCGGCATTTCATTCGGAAAGGTGAGCGGTACCATCGGCTATGGCAACGATGTGCTCGACCTGTCGGTGAAGGCGGATGTGACGAACGGCCGGGTGCCCGACGGCCCGGAGCTCATCGCCGAAGGTTCGATCCCGTTGATCTCGGACGACAGCGAGCCGCTGGATGACCAGCGGCAGTTCCGGCTGACCATTCGCTCGGCGGGGACGCCCATCGCGATCCTGGACCCGTTGTTGCCGAACTTCAACGACCTCTCGGGGATGCTGGAATGCGATCTGACCCTGGGCGGGACGGCGGAGCATCCGCGCTACGCGGGCGATCTGAAGCTCACGGAAGGCCAGTTCCTGTTCGAGCCGAACAACATGTACTACATCCTCGATGGAACGTTCCACGCATCGGGTGAGCGTATCGCCGTCACGCAGGCGACCCTGCGGAACGTCGCCGCCGATGAGGGGAAGGGAGAGAAGGGGATCGTGCACCTCGGGGGCGACTTCGCGCTGCGGAACTTCACGCCCGGCGATTTCAATCTTACCGCGACCGGAACCCTGCATGCGGTGAAAGAAGCCACGCGGAAGTCCTCGCTGGAAATGTACGGTGACCTGTTCGTCGAGATCGGTCAGGGCGGGCTCAAGTTCACCGGGAACATCGACCGGTCGCTGATCAAGGGGCGGGTGCTGATCCGCAACTCCAATCTCATCTTCCCGCCCACGCAGCAGGTGGTGGTGAAAGAGTCGGCGTTGTCCGTGCCGATCATCATCTACGACGATACCTCGAAGTACGGGGAGAAGGCCGTGCTGTCGGCGGCGGACCGGTACTTTGCGGGCGCCCGCTCTGCGGGGGCGATGCATGCGGCGGAGAACATCGAGGGGACGGTGTCGTTCATGGATGGCCTGCGGTACGATCTGGACATCGATGCGACCGGTGGGACGACGGGCATCCGCATGATCTTCAATCCGATCTCGAGCGAAGAGCTCGTGGCGAACATCGACGGGCGGTTCTCGATCACCGAAGACGGCCGGTGGTGGCTGGGCGATCTGGCGATCTCCCGTGCGTACTACAGCTTCTACCGGAGGTTCGATGCGGAAGGGCGCATCAACTTCACCGGGCCGTTCATGAATCCGGAGCTGGACATCCGCGCGACGTACAAGGGCGCGCGTGCGGTGATCGATACGCTGGGCAACCGTGAGGAGCGTGTGGTCGTGACCGTGGACATCAGGGGGCCGCGGCAGTCGCCGCGCCTGGTGATGAACATGACCATCGACGACGTCGACTATGCGTCGTACCGCGGGCTCAAGTCCAACGATGTGCAATCCGATGCCATCGGGTTCATCATTTATGGGTCGTTCCCGTTGACCGTTGCCGAGCGCGGCGAGATGTCCGCGGAGGTCGGGAATACCCTCACCAAATCCGTGCTGACGGGTGCGTCGTCGCTGCTCACCGGAACGTTGTCCGAGTTCCTGCGGGCGCAGACGGGCATCATCAATCAGGTCGAGCTGAACTGGAACACCAGGGGCGGTCCCGGCGAGACCGCGGACATCCGATTGAGCGGGCAGGCGTGGAACGGCTACTGGCGGTACGGCGGCCAGATCCTCGACGATCCTTTGGGGAACGCCAACTTCAGCGTCCTGTACTCCTTCGGCAGCATCTTCAACACTCCCACGCTCCGGAATCTCATGATGGAGCTCGAGAGCAAGGTAGAGCGCGGGACCTTCGGACAGGCCAACGACCTTAAGCGGACCAACTCCGCACGTCTCTTCTATAGATTCTCATTCTGA
- the rfaE2 gene encoding D-glycero-beta-D-manno-heptose 1-phosphate adenylyltransferase, giving the protein MGVILSTVAMQRMRHTLKKKRKTVVFTNGTFDILHRGHVAYLQAARKLGDVLIVGLNTDASIRRIKGPKRPINPNRDRAEVLAALGCVDYVVLFGDDTPERLIRTLIPDVLVKGADWKKGEIVGGDIVEAHGGSVRRIRLTKGRSTTNVIQRVLDVYHGPTDPAPAR; this is encoded by the coding sequence ATGGGCGTGATCCTCTCCACGGTGGCCATGCAGCGCATGCGTCACACGCTGAAGAAGAAGCGGAAGACCGTGGTCTTCACCAACGGGACCTTCGATATCCTCCATCGCGGGCATGTGGCGTACCTGCAGGCGGCGCGGAAACTGGGCGACGTGCTGATCGTTGGGTTGAACACCGACGCCTCCATCCGCCGCATCAAAGGGCCGAAGCGCCCGATCAATCCCAACCGCGACCGTGCCGAAGTGCTGGCCGCGCTGGGCTGTGTCGACTATGTTGTGCTGTTCGGGGATGATACGCCCGAGCGGCTGATCCGTACATTGATACCGGATGTGCTTGTGAAAGGTGCTGACTGGAAGAAGGGTGAGATCGTTGGCGGCGACATCGTGGAAGCCCATGGCGGTTCGGTCCGCCGCATCCGTCTCACCAAAGGCCGGTCCACCACGAATGTCATTCAACGTGTCCTCGATGTGTACCATGGCCCGACGGATCCGGCACCTGCACGGTGA
- a CDS encoding shikimate kinase produces the protein MTTDLRPRRGRIFLTGFMGCGKSTIGPILANSIGYQFSDLDRLIEQRNDKSVKRLFEEDGEQYFRGEEFAVLEELATRDKMVVALGGGTLAEPAAFESIARSGILIYLKVPPEELLKRLQYKTDRPLLMDESGNRLPEAALRERMMALFTRREPLYERADIIVFADEQRLGLTVDHLVRMLMPVLK, from the coding sequence ATGACCACGGATCTGCGTCCGCGGAGGGGCAGGATCTTCCTCACCGGGTTCATGGGGTGCGGCAAGAGCACCATCGGCCCGATCCTGGCGAACTCCATCGGCTATCAGTTCTCGGACCTCGACCGGCTCATCGAACAGCGGAACGACAAGTCCGTGAAGCGCCTCTTCGAGGAGGACGGCGAACAGTACTTCCGCGGCGAAGAGTTCGCGGTGCTGGAAGAACTCGCCACGCGCGATAAGATGGTGGTCGCGCTCGGTGGCGGTACGCTGGCGGAACCCGCGGCGTTCGAGAGCATCGCCCGTTCCGGGATCCTCATCTATTTGAAGGTGCCGCCGGAGGAGCTCCTCAAGCGCCTCCAGTACAAGACCGATCGTCCGCTCCTCATGGACGAGAGCGGGAACCGTCTCCCCGAGGCAGCCCTGCGCGAACGAATGATGGCCCTGTTCACCAGGCGGGAACCGCTGTACGAGCGGGCGGATATCATCGTGTTCGCGGACGAGCAGCGGTTGGGCCTGACGGTGGACCATCTGGTACGGATGCTCATGCCCGTCCTGAAATGA
- a CDS encoding methyltransferase domain-containing protein, whose product MEQHTVSDDTPRGIRSRFDTVIGEHHIGGRSFRILTVRDPNVLLDAVTPATFAIDERLPYWAELWTSALVLAERCLTSPDLAGKRVLDLGCGLGLTGICAAAAGARVLLSDYEADAMAFAEWNAHENLTPEQFARCSFRTGDWRAPEEFGSCDVVLGADIVYERRNFIPLLACLRATVSAGGEAWLAEPDRTLGQDFFALAAKDGWRVDLDVRTVERRGRTSTVRIARLRPAGEA is encoded by the coding sequence TTGGAGCAGCATACAGTTTCTGACGATACTCCCCGGGGCATCCGCTCCCGCTTCGACACGGTCATCGGCGAACACCACATCGGTGGCCGTTCCTTCCGGATCCTGACCGTGCGCGATCCCAACGTCCTGCTCGACGCCGTTACCCCCGCCACGTTCGCCATCGATGAACGCCTGCCGTACTGGGCCGAGCTCTGGACCTCCGCGCTCGTCCTTGCGGAACGGTGCCTCACATCGCCGGACCTCGCGGGGAAGCGTGTGCTCGATCTCGGATGCGGCCTCGGGCTCACCGGCATCTGCGCCGCTGCTGCCGGTGCACGCGTGCTTCTCTCGGATTACGAAGCCGATGCGATGGCCTTTGCCGAATGGAACGCGCATGAGAACCTGACGCCGGAACAATTCGCGCGTTGCTCGTTCCGCACCGGCGACTGGCGCGCGCCGGAGGAGTTCGGTTCCTGCGATGTCGTGCTCGGTGCGGACATCGTGTATGAACGGCGCAACTTCATCCCGCTCCTCGCGTGCCTCCGTGCAACGGTCAGCGCCGGTGGCGAAGCCTGGCTTGCCGAACCCGACCGCACCCTTGGCCAGGATTTCTTTGCGCTGGCGGCGAAGGACGGCTGGCGCGTGGACCTCGATGTGCGCACCGTTGAACGCCGCGGCAGGACCTCCACCGTGCGCATCGCACGCCTCCGCCCCGCAGGTGAAGCATGA